The Tistrella mobilis genome window below encodes:
- a CDS encoding monovalent cation:proton antiporter-2 (CPA2) family protein, translating to MSQLGPLVDIVTALAAAVVIVPVSIRIGASPVLGYLATGLAVGPHGFGLVEEGPALHLFAEFGVVFLLFSIGLELSFERIRTMRRLALGLGAAQVVVTAAVIAAIGTALGLAPMTAGILGCALALSSTAVVLQLMVERGEQVTRIGRVAIAVLLFQDLAVVPMLAALPLLGTPGEDALVALGLAVAKAAVALVGISLAGRYLSQPAFRRIAALRNPDVFMGATLLVVLGTALLTALAGMSLALGAFLAGALLAGTAFRHQIEGDIEPVRGLFLGVFFLSVGMGIDLALVLRELPLVLGLTAGLILVKAVVLGGLARGFALPVSLSVRSGLLLAQGGEFAFVVMATAGSFGLIAPAEAAPIVAAVAFSMALTPLLDAAGRRLEQRLTPPVATPQTALGDEAADLEEHVLVLGFGRVGRTLAHVLENSRRPYLALDLDSERVTQGRTQGHNVFFGNGARRDVLRAAGIERATAVVVTIDNAGAAERAVRTIRHAAPGVQIIARAHDTRHADRLRVAGADRVLPETIEASLMLAAATLDAVGQSAEETEACLGQLRADGYAQLLPLVVGRHQDDGADH from the coding sequence ATGAGCCAGCTCGGCCCGCTCGTCGACATCGTCACGGCACTTGCCGCCGCCGTGGTCATCGTGCCGGTGTCGATCCGCATCGGCGCCTCGCCGGTGCTGGGCTATCTGGCCACGGGCCTTGCGGTCGGCCCCCATGGCTTCGGCCTGGTCGAAGAGGGCCCGGCACTGCATCTCTTTGCCGAATTCGGCGTGGTCTTCCTGCTGTTCTCGATCGGCCTCGAACTTTCTTTCGAACGCATCCGGACCATGCGGCGCCTGGCGCTGGGGCTGGGGGCCGCGCAGGTGGTGGTGACCGCCGCCGTCATTGCGGCGATCGGCACGGCGCTGGGCCTGGCGCCGATGACCGCCGGCATTCTGGGCTGCGCCCTTGCGCTCTCGTCCACCGCCGTGGTGCTGCAATTGATGGTGGAACGCGGCGAACAGGTCACCCGCATCGGCCGGGTCGCCATCGCCGTGCTGCTGTTCCAGGATCTGGCGGTGGTGCCGATGCTGGCCGCCCTGCCCCTGCTCGGCACCCCCGGAGAGGATGCGCTGGTGGCGCTGGGCCTGGCGGTGGCCAAGGCGGCGGTGGCGCTGGTCGGCATCTCGCTCGCCGGCCGCTATCTGTCGCAGCCGGCCTTCCGGCGGATCGCGGCGCTGCGCAACCCGGATGTCTTCATGGGGGCCACCCTGCTGGTGGTGCTGGGCACCGCCCTGCTGACCGCGCTTGCCGGCATGTCGCTGGCGCTGGGGGCCTTCCTGGCCGGCGCCCTGCTGGCCGGCACCGCCTTCCGCCATCAGATCGAAGGCGATATCGAGCCGGTGCGCGGCCTGTTCCTGGGCGTGTTCTTCCTGTCGGTGGGCATGGGCATCGATCTGGCGCTGGTCCTGCGCGAACTGCCGCTGGTGCTGGGGCTGACCGCCGGGCTGATCCTGGTCAAGGCGGTGGTGCTGGGCGGCCTTGCCCGCGGCTTCGCCCTGCCGGTCTCTCTGTCGGTGCGATCGGGCCTGCTGCTCGCCCAGGGCGGCGAGTTCGCCTTTGTGGTGATGGCGACCGCCGGCAGCTTCGGCCTGATCGCCCCGGCCGAGGCGGCGCCGATCGTGGCGGCCGTCGCCTTCTCGATGGCGCTGACGCCGCTTCTGGATGCCGCCGGCCGGCGGCTGGAACAGCGGCTCACCCCGCCGGTCGCCACGCCCCAGACGGCGCTGGGCGACGAGGCGGCCGATCTTGAGGAACATGTGCTGGTGCTGGGCTTCGGCCGGGTCGGCCGGACCTTGGCCCATGTGCTGGAAAACAGCCGCCGCCCCTATCTGGCGCTCGATCTGGACAGCGAGCGGGTGACCCAGGGCCGCACCCAGGGCCACAACGTCTTCTTCGGCAACGGCGCCCGCCGCGACGTGCTGCGCGCGGCCGGCATCGAACGCGCCACGGCGGTCGTGGTGACCATCGACAATGCCGGCGCGGCCGAGCGTGCGGTCAGGACCATCCGCCATGCCGCACCGGGAGTGCAGATCATCGCCCGCGCCCACGATACCCGCCATGCCGACCGGCTGCGGGTCGCCGGCGCCGATCGCGTGCTGCCCGAGACCATCGAGGCGAGCCTGATGCTTGCCGCCGCAACCCTCGATGCCGTCGGGCAGTCGGCCGAAGAGACCGAAGCCTGCCTGGGCCAGCTCAGGGCCGACGGCTACGCCCAGCTGCTGCCGCTGGTGGTCGGCCGCCATCAGGATGACGGCGCCGACCACTGA
- a CDS encoding carbonic anhydrase, whose product MNALEKVIDGFRRFRDDALQTRPEFFEKLARQQTPKVMVIGCCDSRVDPAIITSADPGDLFILRNVANLVPPFEPDGARHGTSAALEFAVDGLKVEHIVVMGHAGCGGIRALLQRDPTQPSTDFIDVWMSQIDGVREQVLHDHAHVDAHEHQHLCELESIKVSLKNLATFPWIAERLEQGALQLHGWYYDIGRAQLMAYDAASDDFKPM is encoded by the coding sequence GTGAACGCGCTCGAAAAGGTGATCGACGGCTTTCGCCGCTTTCGTGACGATGCCCTTCAGACCCGGCCGGAATTCTTTGAAAAACTGGCCCGTCAGCAGACGCCCAAGGTGATGGTGATCGGCTGCTGCGACAGCCGCGTCGATCCGGCGATCATCACCTCCGCCGACCCGGGCGATCTGTTCATCCTGCGCAATGTGGCCAATCTGGTCCCGCCTTTCGAGCCCGACGGCGCCCGCCACGGCACCTCGGCGGCGCTGGAATTCGCGGTCGACGGGCTGAAGGTCGAGCATATCGTGGTGATGGGCCATGCCGGCTGCGGCGGCATCCGGGCCCTGCTCCAGCGCGATCCCACCCAGCCCAGCACCGATTTCATCGATGTCTGGATGTCGCAGATCGACGGCGTGCGCGAGCAGGTGCTGCATGATCACGCCCATGTCGATGCCCACGAGCACCAGCATCTCTGCGAACTGGAATCGATCAAGGTGTCGCTTAAGAATCTGGCGACCTTCCCCTGGATCGCCGAGCGGCTGGAGCAGGGGGCGCTGCAGCTCCATGGCTGGTACTACGATATCGGCCGCGCCCAGCTGATGGCCTATGACGCTGCGAGCGACGACTTCAAGCCGATGTAA
- a CDS encoding glycerophosphodiester phosphodiesterase family protein, whose amino-acid sequence MSTSDAVSRPASRASLPAGFVIGHRGASGHAPENTLPAIRRAAELGAPMVEFDVKLTRSGVPVLLHDDRVDRTTDGRGPAAGFELAALKALDAGAWFAPAFARTRIPTLAETVALLSETGLDANVEIKPCPHREIETAAVVAEELRRLWPAGKRPPLLSSFEMASLRTALSVAPDLPRALLFEGLPAPHTLDALIGELRPVALHLWERVIDEDLVAWARLRGLDVRAWTVNDPARAACLHALGVTAVFTDFPDRMLSGAG is encoded by the coding sequence ATGAGCACATCCGACGCCGTGTCCCGTCCTGCTTCACGCGCCAGCCTGCCTGCCGGCTTCGTCATCGGCCATCGCGGTGCCAGCGGTCATGCGCCCGAGAACACGCTGCCGGCGATCCGCCGCGCGGCGGAGCTGGGTGCGCCAATGGTGGAGTTCGACGTGAAGCTCACCCGCTCCGGCGTGCCGGTGCTGCTGCATGACGACCGGGTCGACCGCACCACCGACGGCCGCGGCCCGGCGGCGGGCTTCGAACTGGCGGCGCTGAAGGCGCTGGATGCCGGCGCCTGGTTCGCCCCCGCTTTCGCCCGCACCCGCATCCCCACCCTGGCCGAGACCGTGGCGCTGCTCTCTGAAACCGGTCTCGATGCCAATGTCGAGATCAAGCCCTGCCCCCATCGCGAGATCGAAACCGCGGCGGTCGTGGCGGAAGAGCTGCGCCGTCTCTGGCCGGCGGGCAAGCGGCCGCCGCTGCTGTCCTCCTTCGAGATGGCCTCGCTCCGCACCGCGCTGAGCGTCGCCCCCGACCTGCCGCGGGCCCTGCTGTTCGAAGGCCTGCCCGCCCCCCATACCCTGGATGCGCTGATCGGCGAGCTGCGCCCCGTCGCCCTGCATCTGTGGGAACGGGTGATCGACGAAGACCTGGTCGCCTGGGCGCGCCTGCGCGGCCTGGATGTCAGGGCCTGGACGGTCAACGACCCCGCCCGTGCCGCATGTCTGCACGCCCTTGGCGTGACCGCCGTGTTCACCGATTTCCCCGACCGGATGCTGTCCGGGGCAGGCTGA
- the ugpB gene encoding sn-glycerol-3-phosphate ABC transporter substrate-binding protein UgpB: MNKTWIVAAAVAAGFTVGGFAGAADAATKVEWWHAMGGELGQKVEQIAKDFNAGQSDYEIVPVYKGNYAETMTGAIAAFRAGQQPAIVQVFEVGTATMMAAKGAVKPVYQVMEEAGEPFDPKAYLQAVTGYYSTTDGRMLSMPFNSSTPVMYVNLDAAKKVGIDYKTDLATWEQVGDYIKKAQAAGYTCGLTTGWPSWTQLENVSAWHNQPFASKENGFGGFDAELTFNGPVQVKHLETLGEWQKTKAFDYGGRRSDARPKFISGECVLYIDSSASLAGIRNGVKDFTFGVTMLPYWKSAVEKPQNSIIGGASLWVLNGKSAEEYKGVAKFFSYLSSPEVQADWHLFTGYLPITTAAYDYAKKQGAYDKTPEAEVAIHQINLNPPTANSKGLRLGNFVQIRDVIEEEMEQVFAGKKTAKAALDDAKTRGDELLRRFERTAGN, translated from the coding sequence ATGAACAAGACCTGGATCGTCGCCGCGGCCGTGGCCGCCGGCTTCACCGTCGGCGGTTTCGCCGGTGCCGCCGATGCCGCCACCAAGGTGGAATGGTGGCATGCCATGGGCGGCGAGCTTGGCCAGAAGGTCGAGCAGATCGCCAAGGACTTCAACGCCGGCCAGTCCGACTACGAAATCGTCCCGGTCTACAAGGGCAATTACGCCGAGACCATGACCGGTGCGATCGCCGCCTTCCGCGCCGGCCAGCAGCCCGCGATCGTGCAGGTGTTCGAGGTCGGCACCGCCACCATGATGGCGGCCAAGGGCGCCGTGAAGCCGGTCTATCAGGTGATGGAAGAGGCGGGTGAGCCCTTCGATCCCAAGGCCTATCTCCAGGCGGTGACCGGCTATTACAGCACCACCGACGGCCGCATGCTGTCGATGCCGTTCAACAGCTCGACCCCGGTCATGTATGTGAACCTCGATGCGGCAAAGAAGGTCGGCATCGACTACAAGACCGATCTCGCGACCTGGGAACAGGTCGGCGACTATATCAAGAAGGCGCAGGCCGCCGGCTATACCTGCGGTCTGACCACCGGCTGGCCGTCCTGGACCCAGCTCGAGAACGTCTCGGCCTGGCACAACCAGCCCTTCGCCAGCAAGGAAAACGGCTTCGGCGGTTTCGACGCCGAACTGACCTTCAACGGCCCGGTGCAGGTGAAGCACCTGGAGACGCTGGGCGAATGGCAGAAGACCAAGGCCTTCGACTACGGCGGACGCCGCAGCGATGCCCGCCCGAAGTTCATCTCGGGCGAATGCGTGCTCTATATCGACAGCTCCGCCTCGCTCGCCGGCATCCGCAACGGCGTGAAGGACTTCACCTTCGGCGTGACCATGCTGCCCTACTGGAAGAGCGCGGTCGAAAAGCCCCAGAACTCGATCATCGGCGGTGCCAGCCTCTGGGTGCTGAACGGCAAGTCGGCCGAAGAGTACAAGGGTGTCGCGAAGTTCTTCAGCTACCTGTCCTCGCCCGAGGTCCAGGCCGACTGGCACCTGTTCACCGGCTATCTGCCGATCACCACGGCCGCCTATGACTACGCCAAAAAGCAGGGTGCCTACGACAAGACCCCTGAGGCCGAAGTCGCGATCCATCAGATCAACCTGAACCCGCCCACCGCCAACTCCAAGGGCCTGCGCCTCGGCAACTTCGTCCAGATCCGCGACGTGATCGAGGAAGAGATGGAGCAGGTCTTCGCCGGCAAGAAGACCGCGAAGGCGGCACTCGACGATGCCAAGACGCGCGGTGACGAGCTGCTGCGCCGGTTCGAGCGCACCGCCGGCAACTGA
- the ugpA gene encoding sn-glycerol-3-phosphate ABC transporter permease UgpA, with translation MATRSLFRGRALPLALVAPQIAITLVFFVWPAAQALKQSMLIEDAFGFGSEFVWFENFESVLTDPGYHNAIAVTALFSIGVMLVSLSLGLLLAALVDGITSRRVGAIYRAISVAPYAIAPAVAGALWFFIFNPTVGIVTHWLGLVGIDWNHVRNGDQALLLVILAAAWKQIAYNFVFFLAGLQSIPRSLIEAAAIDGAGPGRRFVSIVLPLLSPTAFFLMVVNLTYAFFDTFPVIHAVTQGGPGNATETLVYKVFRDGFIGLDLGRSAAQSVILMVVVAAMTVVQFRWVERKVHY, from the coding sequence ATGGCCACACGCTCGCTCTTTCGCGGCAGAGCCCTGCCGCTTGCCCTGGTCGCGCCCCAGATCGCCATCACCCTGGTCTTCTTCGTCTGGCCCGCGGCCCAGGCGCTGAAACAGTCGATGCTGATCGAGGATGCCTTCGGCTTCGGCTCGGAATTCGTCTGGTTCGAGAATTTCGAAAGCGTGCTGACCGATCCCGGCTATCACAACGCGATCGCGGTCACGGCGCTGTTCAGCATCGGCGTGATGCTGGTCTCGCTGAGCCTGGGGCTGCTGCTGGCGGCGCTGGTCGACGGGATCACCTCACGGCGGGTCGGCGCCATCTACCGGGCGATTTCGGTCGCGCCCTACGCCATTGCCCCGGCGGTCGCGGGCGCGCTCTGGTTCTTCATCTTCAACCCCACGGTCGGCATCGTCACCCATTGGCTCGGCCTGGTCGGCATCGACTGGAACCATGTCCGCAACGGCGATCAGGCCCTGCTGCTGGTGATCCTCGCCGCCGCCTGGAAGCAGATCGCCTATAATTTCGTGTTCTTCCTGGCCGGGCTGCAATCCATCCCCCGCTCGCTGATCGAAGCGGCGGCGATCGACGGGGCCGGGCCCGGGCGGCGTTTCGTCAGCATCGTCCTGCCCCTGCTCTCGCCCACCGCCTTCTTCCTGATGGTGGTGAACCTGACCTATGCCTTTTTCGACACCTTCCCGGTGATCCACGCGGTCACCCAGGGCGGCCCCGGCAATGCCACCGAAACCCTGGTCTACAAGGTGTTCCGCGACGGGTTCATCGGCCTCGATCTCGGCCGGTCGGCCGCGCAGTCGGTGATCCTGATGGTGGTGGTCGCCGCCATGACCGTGGTCCAGTTCCGCTGGGTCGAGCGCAAGGTCCACTACTGA
- the ugpE gene encoding sn-glycerol-3-phosphate ABC transporter permease UgpE — translation MVEGGTRSRLVRHALICGLLAAIVFPVYIAFVTSTHEASTMLQGVIPLLPGPDLVPTYARVLATGIPTFGDLPVATMMLNSLVMALGIAIGKIVISLLSAYAIVFFRFPLRMLWFWMIFATLMLPVEVRIVPTFQVVSDLGLLNSFGGLIVPLLASATATFLFRQFFLTIPDELIEAARVDGAGPIRFLVDVILPLSRTNIAALFVIMFAYGWNQYLWPLIVTTDPQMTTMLIGIQRALSGSDELTPWNLVMAMSLLALLPPLAVVLGMQRWFVKGLVDAEK, via the coding sequence ATGGTCGAAGGCGGCACCCGCTCGCGTCTCGTCCGTCATGCCCTGATCTGCGGCCTGCTCGCCGCGATCGTCTTTCCGGTCTACATCGCCTTCGTGACCTCGACCCACGAGGCCTCGACCATGCTGCAGGGCGTGATCCCGCTCCTGCCCGGCCCCGACCTGGTCCCGACCTATGCCCGGGTGCTCGCCACCGGCATTCCGACCTTCGGCGACCTGCCGGTGGCGACCATGATGCTGAACTCGCTGGTCATGGCGCTCGGCATCGCCATCGGCAAGATCGTGATCTCGCTGCTCTCGGCCTATGCGATCGTCTTCTTCCGCTTCCCGCTCAGGATGCTGTGGTTCTGGATGATCTTCGCCACCCTGATGCTGCCGGTGGAGGTCAGGATCGTGCCGACCTTCCAGGTGGTGTCGGATCTGGGGCTGCTGAACAGTTTCGGCGGGCTGATCGTGCCGCTGCTCGCCTCCGCCACCGCGACCTTTCTGTTCCGGCAGTTCTTCCTGACCATCCCGGACGAGCTGATCGAAGCCGCGCGCGTCGACGGGGCCGGGCCGATCCGCTTTCTGGTCGACGTGATCCTGCCCTTGTCGCGCACCAACATCGCAGCGCTGTTCGTGATCATGTTCGCCTATGGCTGGAACCAGTATCTCTGGCCGCTGATCGTGACCACCGATCCGCAGATGACCACGATGCTGATCGGCATCCAGCGCGCCCTGTCCGGCAGCGACGAGCTGACCCCCTGGAACCTGGTGATGGCGATGAGCCTGCTCGCCCTGCTGCCGCCGCTCGCGGTCGTGCTCGGCATGCAGCGCTGGTTCGTCAAGGGCCTGGTCGACGCAGAGAAGTAG
- the ugpC gene encoding sn-glycerol-3-phosphate ABC transporter ATP-binding protein UgpC, which yields MSTLTLADLRKSYADTPVIHGVDLDVADGEFVVLVGPSGCGKSTLLRMVAGLETVTAGRILIDGRVVNELEPRDRDIAMVFQNYALYPHMTVFQNMAYGLKIRGMTKAEIRRRVDEAAAMLGLGALLDRRPAALSGGQRQRVAMGRAIVREPKLFLFDEPLSNLDAKLRVQMRLEIKRLHQRLGVTSLYVTHDQVEAMTLADRLVVMNGGRAEQIGRPLDLYLRPATRFVAGFIGSPAMNFMPAALSSDAVLVQGDRPIRVDPAAMGLQGLTGKAGNDAAGDGAVLGLRPEDLHRPGASALAGAPVMELGLEVMAVEPLGADTLIHGRPTAPCGTALADAAGEARGLVTARLAGAVEAAPGAHLALQARLDRLHVFGGDGRRLGA from the coding sequence ATGAGCACGCTGACCCTGGCCGATCTGCGCAAATCCTATGCCGACACCCCGGTCATCCATGGTGTCGATCTCGATGTCGCCGATGGCGAGTTCGTGGTGCTGGTCGGGCCGTCCGGCTGCGGCAAGTCCACTTTGCTGCGCATGGTGGCGGGGCTGGAGACGGTCACCGCCGGCCGGATCCTGATCGACGGCCGGGTGGTGAACGAGCTGGAGCCCCGGGATCGCGACATCGCGATGGTGTTCCAGAACTACGCGCTCTACCCGCATATGACCGTGTTTCAGAACATGGCCTACGGGCTCAAGATCCGCGGCATGACCAAGGCCGAGATCCGCCGGCGGGTGGACGAGGCCGCCGCCATGCTGGGTCTGGGGGCCCTGCTCGACCGCCGGCCGGCGGCCCTGTCGGGCGGCCAGCGCCAGCGCGTCGCCATGGGTCGCGCCATCGTGCGTGAGCCGAAGCTCTTCCTGTTCGACGAGCCGCTGTCCAATCTGGATGCCAAGCTCCGGGTTCAGATGCGGCTGGAGATCAAGCGCCTGCATCAGCGCCTGGGCGTCACCAGCCTCTATGTCACCCATGATCAGGTCGAGGCGATGACCCTCGCCGACCGGCTGGTGGTGATGAACGGCGGGCGGGCCGAACAGATCGGTCGGCCGCTCGATCTCTATCTCCGGCCCGCCACCCGCTTCGTCGCCGGCTTCATCGGCTCGCCGGCCATGAACTTCATGCCCGCAGCCCTGTCGTCCGATGCGGTTCTGGTGCAGGGCGACCGGCCGATCCGGGTCGATCCGGCGGCCATGGGCCTTCAGGGTCTGACCGGTAAGGCCGGGAATGACGCAGCCGGGGATGGCGCCGTGCTGGGGCTCAGGCCCGAAGACCTGCACCGCCCGGGCGCCAGTGCGCTTGCCGGCGCACCGGTGATGGAGCTGGGGCTGGAGGTGATGGCGGTAGAGCCGCTGGGGGCCGATACCCTGATCCACGGCCGGCCGACCGCCCCCTGCGGCACGGCGCTCGCCGATGCGGCGGGCGAGGCCCGCGGCCTCGTCACCGCCCGCCTGGCCGGCGCGGTCGAGGCGGCGCCCGGGGCGCATCTGGCCCTCCAGGCGCGGCTCGACCGGCTGCATGTCTTCGGCGGTGACGGCCGGCGCCTCGGCGCCTGA
- a CDS encoding mechanosensitive ion channel family protein: protein MDQVTTEIDAVIAALSTLAVTYGMAVLGAIAILIGGWLIAGWLEKGVDRSLGRVSHMDPTLRPFIASLVRYGILVLTVIIVLGQFGVQTASIIAVLGAAGLAIGLALQGTLSNVAAGIMLLFLRPFRIGDFIDAGGRAGSVINVNLFTTELKMADGVFMSLPNSQVWGQPITNYARNPIRRMDIVVGIAYDDDIDTAIEALSAVLAADERVLKDPAPQVMVTNLGESSVDITMRFNAAIGDYWSLRWDMMKRAKLAVEAAGCSIPFPQRDVHLIAPKGVTVGLAPENGTESARTAPPQVG from the coding sequence ATGGATCAGGTGACGACCGAAATCGATGCCGTGATTGCGGCTCTCAGCACGCTGGCGGTGACCTATGGCATGGCGGTTCTGGGCGCCATCGCGATCCTGATCGGCGGCTGGCTGATCGCAGGCTGGCTGGAGAAGGGGGTGGACCGCTCCCTCGGCCGGGTCAGCCACATGGATCCGACGCTCCGGCCGTTCATCGCCAGCCTGGTGCGCTATGGCATCCTGGTCCTGACGGTGATCATCGTCCTCGGCCAGTTCGGGGTGCAGACCGCCAGCATCATCGCCGTGCTCGGCGCCGCCGGCCTCGCCATCGGCCTGGCGCTGCAGGGCACGCTGTCGAATGTGGCGGCGGGCATCATGCTGCTCTTCCTCAGGCCGTTCCGGATCGGCGATTTCATCGATGCCGGCGGCCGCGCCGGTTCGGTGATCAACGTCAATCTGTTCACCACCGAGCTGAAGATGGCGGACGGGGTGTTCATGAGCCTGCCCAACAGCCAGGTCTGGGGGCAGCCGATCACCAACTACGCCCGCAACCCGATCCGGCGCATGGATATCGTGGTCGGCATCGCCTATGACGACGACATCGACACGGCGATCGAGGCGCTGTCGGCGGTTCTGGCGGCGGATGAACGGGTGCTGAAGGATCCCGCACCGCAGGTGATGGTGACCAATCTGGGCGAAAGCTCGGTCGACATCACCATGCGCTTCAATGCGGCGATCGGCGACTACTGGAGCCTGCGCTGGGACATGATGAAGCGCGCCAAGCTGGCGGTCGAAGCCGCCGGCTGCAGCATCCCCTTCCCGCAGCGCGACGTGCATCTGATCGCGCCCAAGGGCGTCACCGTGGGGCTTGCCCCGGAGAATGGGACCGAGAGCGCGCGCACGGCGCCGCCGCAGGTCGGCTGA
- a CDS encoding TM2 domain-containing protein: MSRDEDFLRPEERRTGGTDQTVMMMRYDNEKKSALLAYLLWFFLGWFGVHRMYLGSWVSGLIMLALNGISAVLVFFLVGYLGYALLALWLFLDLFLIPGMVRRRNEELIGRLTR; encoded by the coding sequence ATGAGCAGAGACGAAGATTTTCTCCGGCCGGAAGAGCGCCGCACCGGCGGAACCGACCAGACCGTCATGATGATGCGCTATGACAACGAGAAGAAGAGCGCGCTGCTCGCCTATCTCCTCTGGTTCTTCCTGGGATGGTTCGGTGTGCACCGGATGTATCTGGGATCCTGGGTGTCGGGGTTGATCATGCTGGCATTGAACGGCATATCTGCCGTGCTGGTGTTTTTCCTGGTCGGATATCTCGGCTATGCGCTGCTTGCTCTGTGGCTGTTCCTGGACCTGTTCCTGATTCCGGGCATGGTCCGTCGTCGTAACGAGGAGCTGATCGGCCGCCTGACCCGCTGA
- a CDS encoding NAD(P)H-dependent flavin oxidoreductase translates to MPAHPVVTTDLTRRFGLALPVIQAPMAGGPTTAGLVAGASEAGVLGSLGAAYTRAQDIPAEIRAIRAQTDRPFAVNLFFHQGRIAGADEIAAARRALEPLATRVGAELPADVSDAAPPLDAQIRAVLDEAPAALSFTMGLPPAGLVEAARARGIALIGTATTPLEGRALIVAGVEMIVLQGADAGGHSGMFDADGPPPAFGWPALLEALAAEAAAAGVMLIAAGGIMTGRGVAGALAMGAAGAQLGTAFLSTAEAGTKPGHRRLLAEAAAAGEGRTVLTRAFTARQARKLLAAGEAMPVEPAELAAFPAQHGLTKPIRARADAAGVPEAQAWWAGAGAGLSRSLPVAGLVERLGQELAAALKGLTRSDR, encoded by the coding sequence ATGCCCGCCCATCCCGTCGTCACCACCGATCTGACCCGTCGCTTCGGTCTTGCCCTGCCGGTGATCCAGGCCCCCATGGCCGGGGGGCCGACCACGGCCGGGCTGGTGGCCGGGGCCAGCGAGGCCGGGGTGCTGGGATCGCTTGGCGCCGCCTATACCCGTGCCCAGGACATACCGGCCGAGATCCGGGCCATCCGCGCGCAGACCGACCGGCCGTTCGCGGTCAACCTGTTCTTCCATCAGGGACGGATCGCCGGGGCAGACGAGATCGCGGCCGCACGCCGGGCGCTGGAACCGCTGGCGACGCGGGTGGGGGCGGAGCTGCCTGCGGATGTATCGGATGCCGCGCCGCCGCTCGATGCCCAGATCCGGGCCGTGCTCGACGAGGCGCCGGCGGCGTTGAGCTTCACCATGGGTCTGCCCCCGGCAGGGCTGGTCGAGGCGGCGCGGGCGCGCGGCATCGCGCTGATCGGCACCGCGACCACGCCGCTGGAAGGCCGGGCCTTGATCGTGGCGGGGGTGGAGATGATCGTGCTGCAGGGCGCCGATGCCGGCGGGCATAGCGGCATGTTCGATGCGGACGGGCCGCCCCCGGCCTTCGGCTGGCCGGCCCTGCTGGAAGCGCTGGCCGCAGAGGCGGCAGCCGCCGGGGTGATGCTGATCGCGGCCGGGGGCATCATGACCGGCCGCGGCGTTGCCGGCGCGCTCGCCATGGGGGCTGCCGGCGCCCAGCTGGGCACGGCCTTTCTGTCGACCGCAGAGGCCGGCACGAAGCCCGGCCATCGCCGGCTTCTGGCCGAGGCGGCGGCGGCCGGCGAGGGGCGGACGGTGCTCACCCGCGCCTTCACCGCGCGTCAGGCCCGCAAGCTGCTGGCGGCCGGAGAGGCGATGCCGGTGGAACCGGCAGAGCTGGCGGCGTTTCCGGCCCAGCACGGGCTGACCAAACCGATCCGCGCCCGCGCCGATGCGGCGGGCGTGCCCGAGGCACAGGCCTGGTGGGCGGGGGCGGGGGCCGGGCTTTCCCGGTCGCTGCCGGTGGCCGGGCTCGTCGAGCGGCTGGGGCAGGAACTGGCCGCAGCGCTCAAGGGTCTGACACGGTCCGACCGGTAG